Within Streptomyces sp. SS1-1, the genomic segment AGTGGGCGGCGTCGACCTCGACCTGCTCGCCACCAAGGTCGCCGATCTGCTGGCCGCACGGCTGGCCAACTAGGAGGAACCCACCATGAAGATCTTCGGCCGGGAGCCCGCGCTCATCATCTCCACGATCAGCGCCGTCCTCTCCCTCATCGTCACCTTCAACGTCGGCATGTCCGGCGAGCAGGCCGGCGCGATCGTCGCCGTCATCACGGCCGTGTTCGGTGCGATCACTGCCGCCCTGACCCGGCCCATCGCGCCGTCCGCGTTCACCGCGGTCGTCGCCGCCGGGGCCGCGCTGCTGGCCGCCTACGGGCTGAACGTGTCCGCTGAGACGGTCGGTGCCACCAACGCTGTCGTCCTCGCCGTGCTGGGCCTGCTGGCGCGCGGCCAGGTGTCCCCGAAGGGAGTCGAGGCATGAGCAGTCCCCTGGACGGGCGGATCCGCCACATCGCCCGCGAGGTACTCGCCGAAGCCGGACACCCCGCGCCCGACGATGCCACCAGCGGTACGCCGGCCGGACGTGAGGACCGGCTGGCCCAACTGGAGGAGCAGGTCGCCACGCTCACCGGCCGCGTCGACGAGCTGGAGAAGCGCAGCACCGCCACGCCCGCGCGGCGAGCCGCCCGGAAGACGACGGACGCCGACGAGTGAAAGTCCACGTCTACCCGTCCGACAACTTCGGCTGCGGCAGCTTCCGGATGCGGTGGCCCGGCGAAGCCTGCGCCGCCGCGGGCTTCGACGTCCACGTCGTCGCCCCGGCGGACCGCCGCCTGAAGGCCATCGTGCAGGGCGACGAAGTCGTCGATGTCATCGACGTCGACGCGGACGTGATCGTCCTTCAGCGCGTCACGCACGAGCGGATGGCGCAGGCCGTCGCCGTGATGCGCGCGAAGGGCATCACCGTGGTCGTCGACGTCGACGACGACCTGTCGTCCATCCACCCGTCGAACCCGGCCTGGCAGGTGCACCGGCCCGGCCGGGGCCCGCACTCCTGGCACAACCTCGCCCTCGCCTGCCGCAACGCCTCCCTCGTCACGGTGTCCACCCCGGCGCTGCTGGACGTGTACGCCCGCCATGGGCGCGGCCATGTCCTGCCGAACTATCTGCCCGACATGTACTACGGGCTGCCGCGTGTCGATTCGGATGTGGTGGGCTGGCCGGGCTCGTTCCATTCCCACCCCAACGATCCGGAGGTGGTGGGCGGCGCGGTCGCCCGGCTTGTCGAGGAGGGCGCCGGGTTCGTGATGCGCGGCGATCCTTCGGGTGCGGGCCGGGCGTTCGGGTTGGCCGCCGATCCGCCGGGCCGCCCGGTGTCGGTGGCGTTGTGGCCGCGCGCGGTGGCGTCGCTGGGGGTGGGGATCGCCCCGCTTGCAGACACGAAGTTCAACGCCGCGAAGTCCTGGCTGAAGCCGCTGGAGATGAGCGCGACGGGGGTGCCGTGGGTGGCGTCACCGCGTGCCGAGTACCGGCGTCTGCACGAGATGGGCGCCGGGGTGTTGGCGGACCGGCCGCGGACTTGGTACCGGGAGCTGAAGCTGCTGAGGGAGTCGGCGGCGATGCGGGAGGAGTTGTCGGCGGCGGGCCGGGAGGTGGCCGCGCAGCTTCGCCTGTCTCAGCATGCGTGGCGGTGGATGGATGCCTGGACCAGGGCGGTCGAACTGGACCGGGCTACGCGGCCGTCTGCGGTAGCGGTGTAGCGGCGATCGGCTGCTCGCGCACATCCCGGATCCAGGACACCCCGCACGCCAGACACAGCTCGTGCGGGTCGGTGTAGGCGAGCTCGGTCGATGTGCACAGCGGGCACTTCGCTCGGGTCCGCACCCGCTTCAACTGGTTCCGCTGATAGGTGGTCGTCCCACCCCAGTACCCTTCGGCGCCGTGCAGCATCGCCCACGCCAGACACTGCGTGCGCACCGGGCATGCCCGGCACCAGGCCTGCGCCTCGTCCGCTCCTGCGTCGGTCTCGACGTCCGGGACGAAGTCGAAGTCGGCGACCGCGCACGGCGCGTCTGCCTGCCAGGCGACATCCTCGGCGGAGAAGAACTCGACGGTCTCCACAGTCAGCCTCCCGGGTTCAGGGGCAGGGGGTGCCGTCGGCAACGGACCACGACACCGACCCGTTGACCAGGCACTGCCGGATCCGGCCCGCACGATGCAGCCGCTGACACGACAACTGCACCGCGGTGCGGTCGAGTCCGGTGCAGGCGGCAAGCTCACTGCGGGTACGGCGGCCGTCCGCGATGAGCTGGTAGATGGTCTCGTCGCGGGCTATGACCCGCGGGTCTCTCGGGCGGCCGGGGCGGCGCACGGTCTCCTGCATGATGCCCTCGCATTCAGTTAGCCGGGCGGCTGAAATTCATTATGCAGCGATGATGCTGTGACAGATGAGACCGGAACGAAAGTGCCACCGGGCAATGCCACACTGCCGATCGAGGATCAGCGGAAGGGGCCGCCCATGCCAGGCAGACGAATACGTCAACGGCTCGGCCGACGCGGCACCTTCCTCGCCATCCTCGGCGTCGGCAAGACCTGCTGGGGCGTGTCCTTCCTCGCCGATCCACCCAACGACCACGGCCTGCAACTCCTCACCGAAGTGTGCGGACTACGGCACTGGTCATGGCTGTGGATCGTGTGCGGACTCGTCACCTTCACCAGCGCATTCCTGAAGATCGGCCGCGACTGGTTCGGATTCCTCACCGCGTTCATACCCCCCACGGTGTGGGCCATCGCTTACACCTACGCCGTCATCGTCGGCGACTACTCGCGCGGCGCCTACGTCGCACTCTGGTATCTCACCTCGCACGTCGGGGTCATCTGGTGGGCAAGCACGGTGCCCGAGCACTCGGTCCCCCCTACGCCGAGGCTGCCCCGGAGAGGCAAGGCCGCATGAACGCCGGCGACTGGGTAGCCGTCATCGGCGCCTTGGGCAGCATCCTCGGAGGGGGCGGATGGTTCGTTGCCCGTGCCACTCTCAAGGCCGCCCGCGCAACCGCCGCCGCACAAGAGGCAGCCGCCCGCGCCAACGCGGCGCCCGCGCAGCAGGCCGCGAACCTGGCGGTGCTGGAGGCGACGGTGCGCCGCGTCGACGAGGAGAACGGCCAGCTACGGGGGAAGATGTCACGGCTCGAAGCGATCGTCCGCGCGTTCGCTGCGACGACGGACCGGTGGGCCCGCCAGATGAACCGGGCGGGTATCGAACCCGAACCGCCGCACCCGCTGGTCGAGGAGTACAACCGGACCGGGGCGTGAGGTTCACGCAGCCTCGACGACCTCGGCGCGCACCGCCTCCGCCCACTCCGCGACGAGCTCCTCGTACCGCTCCCGGGTCTCCCCATACAGGTAGCCGCCGGCCGTCCTGACCAGGGCGCGAATGTCCTCGTTCACGACCGCAGCAGAGCGCACGATCCCAGGGCGGGAAGTGGAGGGGGACATGCGACAAGCGTATCGACCGGCACCCCGGATCACCCGCGCGGGCATAGTCCAATCCCAGACCCTCACACGAGAATGGTCCCGCCCCATACCCTGACAGTGACGAGCTGTACAGAGAGGGGCGAGACCGTGCCATCCGATGCTACCCCGGACCCATACGCTGACCCACTGCGCTTCGGCCAGCGCGTACAGATCCTCCGCGAACGCCGCGGCATGACCCGCGCCCAACTCGCCGACTTCATCGGCGTCTCACCCCACACCCTCAAGAAGATCGAGAACGGGCAGCAGCAGGCACCGGGCCTCGAGACCGTCATGCGTATCGCCGAAGCCCTCCGCGTCCGCGACCTCGCCGACCTCACCGGCCAACCCGACGCACACGTCGACCTCTTCGTCGGCCCCGGCCACCCGCGCCTCGCCGCAGTGAAGGCCGCCGTCGACAGCTTCGCGCTCACCACCAGCCTCGAGCCACCCCCGGTCGCACACCTCGAGGCCCGCCTCGCTCGAGCATGGGCCGCCCGCCACTCCGCACCGAACCACCGCGAGGTCATCGGCCGGCTCCTCCCGGACCTGATCCGCGACGCCCAGGCCCTCGTGCGGGCCGCGGACTCGAGCAGCGAACGCCGCCGCGCGCAGGCGCTCCTCGCCGAGGCGTACAGCCTCAGCCAGTTCTTCATCGCCTACCAGCCCGACGCCGCCCTGCTGTGGCGCGTCGCGGAGCGCGGCATGGTCGCCGCCCAGGACTCCGGCGACCCGCATGCCATCGGCGTCGCCGCGTGGCTGCTCGCGCAGGCCCACCGCGACACCGGGCCCCGGCACTTCGACGCCGCCGACGCCATCAACCTCGAGGCCGTCCGCTTCCTCGAGCCACTCCTCCCCGACGCCGGCGACGACGTCCTCGCTATCGCCGGGGCCCTCGAGTTCGAACTGGGTTACACCGCGGCCCGCCGCCGCGAGACCGGCACCGCCTGGCGGCACTGGGACAAGGCCAACGACATGGCCTCGAGACTCCCCGGCGACTACTACCACCCCATCACCTCGTTCTCGCAGGCCATCATGGGCGCCCACGCCGTAACCGTCGCCGTCGAACTCCACCAGGGCGGGGAGTCCGTGCGCCAGGCCGCCCGCGCCGACGAGGTCGTCATCCCCTCGAGACCCCGCCGGGCCCGGCACCGCATCGAGGAGGCGCGCGGCTACCAGCTGGACGGGCAACCGGACGTGGCTATCGCCACGCTCGAGAAGGCCGCCCGGGCGGCGCCGGAGACGATCGCCTACAACGGGTACGCGCGGCGCATCATCCTCGAGGAGGTCGAGTCGAAGCAGGCGCAGCGTCGCCGGCGTGCGTCGGAGCTGGCGGTGCAGATCGGCATCCTGGCCGCGTGAGGGGAGGGGACCGGATTCCGGTCCTCGCCCTGCTCGAGCCGCCCCTACGGTCGCGTGTGTGAGACGGAGCACGCACACAGGGGAGCAGGACGTGAACGACGACCGCAACGACGCCTTACCCGCCAGCACGCCGAAGGTCATCGTCCACCCGGCCGCAGACCGGCGGCTCGCCGCCACACACTGGCTGCTGTCGACGCTCCCCGCGGCCGGCCGGGACCGGGCGCGCACGGAGTGGGAGGACACCGGCGTCGCCCTCCTCCCGCTCGGCACACTCTTCTCCGCCGTCCGTATCCCCGGCCGCCTCGTCCGCGCCCTCACCGGGCCGTTGAGCCTGCCTGAGACGGACGCGGTCCTCGCGGAGGCGCTGCGCGGCGGCCCGGTCATCTGCGACCCGCACCGCCGCTCCTACTACGCGCTCGTTCCCGCGTCGATGCCGCGTACCTGGCGGGACGCCGCCACCGAGTGGGATGAGGTCGACGTCGCCGTCCTCGGCCGCGACACCCTCCTCGGCGTACCGCGCCTGGACGCGACCGAGCCCGGCCCTGCGGTCTCGTCGTACTGGTCGGTGCCCATGGACTCGCCCGGCGCTCTGTGCGACCGGCTGGTGGTGGCCCGGTTCATCGCGGCGGGCCGGCATGTTCTGGATGCCGAGCCTGAGGGTTCTCCCGTGCAGTCGATACGGGAGGTGTGAGCGGGGCTGCCCCTGTTCCCCTCCGTCAGGTAGGGGCGGCCCTGGGGCCCGCTGCCGTTGCTGTTCCCCTGCGGCGCGGCAGCGGGCCTACCGCGTGGCGTGTGTGCGCCTGGCGTAAAGACGCCACGCATAAGCCTGTTCAGAGCGACCCGACGGGGTTGATCATCTACGGGTCAGCGGACCAGGTCAGCGAGGGGGACGTCGAGCGCATGCGCGATACGGATGAGGTGGTCGACGCCCGTGCTGTGGGTGCCCTGCTCGATCCGGTTGATGGTCTTCCGGTCGAGGTCGACGCGTTCGGCGAGCTGTTCCTGGCTCAGCTTCGCGGCGGTCCGGGCGGCGCGGATGTGGTCTCCGATCTCGCGACGGCGGGTGAGTACCCACTCGGGCAGGGGATCGGATGGCACGCGTACACGCTGGCCGCCTCGTTGATCTTTGTCTGTACCGTCTGTGGTACATCTCGATGCCGATCACTAGCCTGACCGCAAGAGAGTGTCGAATAAAACGCTCGTTCGAGTGATCCCCGTTTTGACGCATTGCCTAATAGCAGTTCACCAGTCAACGATACTTGCATCCCCCACACGTCCAGCCCGGCGCACATCCAGCAGGTGGCACTACATGACCAACGAGCCGTCCCGCCCCCACGCGGAACCCCTCACCGACTCGCACCGAGCCCGCATCCAGTTCGCCCGCCAAGAACTCGAAGCCGCCCGCGCCGCCGACCTCGCGGGACTTGCGCCGGCCGGACTCATCTTCCAGATCGAACGGCTCCGCACCCGCCTCGACGACATCCTCTCCCTCGTCGAAGAGGTCATCCCCGAGTAGCCACCCGACAG encodes:
- a CDS encoding helix-turn-helix domain-containing protein, whose product is MPSDPLPEWVLTRRREIGDHIRAARTAAKLSQEQLAERVDLDRKTINRIEQGTHSTGVDHLIRIAHALDVPLADLVR
- a CDS encoding helix-turn-helix transcriptional regulator, whose translation is MTRAQLADFIGVSPHTLKKIENGQQQAPGLETVMRIAEALRVRDLADLTGQPDAHVDLFVGPGHPRLAAVKAAVDSFALTTSLEPPPVAHLEARLARAWAARHSAPNHREVIGRLLPDLIRDAQALVRAADSSSERRRAQALLAEAYSLSQFFIAYQPDAALLWRVAERGMVAAQDSGDPHAIGVAAWLLAQAHRDTGPRHFDAADAINLEAVRFLEPLLPDAGDDVLAIAGALEFELGYTAARRRETGTAWRHWDKANDMASRLPGDYYHPITSFSQAIMGAHAVTVAVELHQGGESVRQAARADEVVIPSRPRRARHRIEEARGYQLDGQPDVAIATLEKAARAAPETIAYNGYARRIILEEVESKQAQRRRRASELAVQIGILAA
- a CDS encoding WhiB family transcriptional regulator, which encodes METVEFFSAEDVAWQADAPCAVADFDFVPDVETDAGADEAQAWCRACPVRTQCLAWAMLHGAEGYWGGTTTYQRNQLKRVRTRAKCPLCTSTELAYTDPHELCLACGVSWIRDVREQPIAATPLPQTAA